A genome region from Erythrolamprus reginae isolate rEryReg1 chromosome 4, rEryReg1.hap1, whole genome shotgun sequence includes the following:
- the TNFSF11 gene encoding tumor necrosis factor ligand superfamily member 11 translates to MDPHRISEEDTNCLRSFLRLHGNVDMQEATLDNQETRLLSESCQRMKQAFQRVMQKEVQRLSAGKDQSRLEKSTMGASWSDSPKKSKPEKAPFAHLIIDSHNIPSGTGKVNLTCWHHDKGWANVLNMTFSDGRLIANHDGFYYLYANVCFRHHETLGNLTGQMLQLMVYVIKTDTKRRNSVVLMKGGSTKNWSGESEFHFFSVNVGGFFKLKSGEMVNVQVSYPSLLDHSPEGTYFGAFKIRDID, encoded by the exons ATGGACCCTCACCGGATTTCTGAAGAGGATACCAACTGTTTAAGGTCCTTCCTGAGACTTCACGGGAACGTGGATATGCAAGAAGCCACTTTGGACAACCAGGAGACCAGGCTGTTGTCTGAATCGTGTCAAAGGATGAAGCAGGCTTTTCAGAGAGTAATGCAAAAG gaGGTGCAGCGTCTGAGCGCTGGGAAAGACCAATCAAGATTGGAGAAAT CCACAATGGGAGCTTCTTGGTCAGACTCACCCAAGAAAAGCAAACCTGAAAAAGCACCATTTGCTCATCTTATAATCGATAGCCACAATATTCCATCTG GCACTGGGAAAGTGAACCTTACGTGCTGGCACCATGACAAAGGCTGGGCTAACGTGCTGAATATGACCTTCAGTGACGGCAGACTGATAGCCAATCACGACGGCTTTTACTACCTGTACGCCAATGTGTGCTTCAGGCACCACGAAACGTTGGGCAACCTGACTGGTCAGATGTTGCAGCTGATGGTGTACGTGATCAAAACAGACACCAAAAGGAGAAACTCGGTCGTCCTGATGAAAGGCGGGAGTACCAAAAACTGGTCGGGCGAATCCGAGTTCCATTTTTTCTCGGTAAACGTTGGCGGGTTCTTCAAGCTGAAGTCGGGAGAGATGGTCAACGTCCAGGTCTCTTATCCTTCCTTGCTGGACCACTCCCCGGAAGGAACTTATTTTGGCGCCTTTAAAATAAGAGATATCGATtga